The following proteins are encoded in a genomic region of Sneathiella marina:
- the rlmH gene encoding 23S rRNA (pseudouridine(1915)-N(3))-methyltransferase RlmH yields MRLTIASVGRFRGGPLPALYSEYASRLPWPVELKEVEEKRPLKGAQRKVREAELLMKAVPDNARLVVLHETGKAFTSVEFAQLLEQYADTGAQNVAFLIGGAEGHDPSTLKAADRLLSLGPMTWPHLMVRGLLAEQLYRASSILANHPYHRA; encoded by the coding sequence ATGCGCCTTACCATTGCCAGTGTCGGCAGGTTTCGGGGCGGTCCCTTGCCCGCATTATATAGTGAGTATGCCAGTCGATTGCCCTGGCCCGTTGAGCTGAAGGAAGTTGAAGAAAAACGCCCCTTGAAAGGCGCTCAACGGAAAGTTAGAGAGGCCGAACTGCTGATGAAGGCAGTTCCCGATAATGCCCGCTTGGTCGTCCTACATGAAACGGGGAAAGCGTTCACAAGCGTTGAATTTGCACAACTACTGGAGCAATATGCCGACACGGGAGCGCAGAATGTAGCGTTTTTGATTGGTGGAGCTGAGGGTCATGATCCTTCAACCCTGAAAGCTGCTGATCGCCTCCTTTCTCTGGGCCCGATGACCTGGCCACATTTGATGGTACGCGGCCTTCTGGCCGAGCAGCTCTACCGGGCGTCGTCAATTCTCGCAAATCATCCCTATCATCGGGCATGA